CTATATTCATCGCAAGAATAACGAAGCGATTCTTCCAGCCAAGGCCCTCCGATCTTGACGACATCCGGATTGATATATTTTTTTTCTCTAATATTCTGAAATACGTGTTGAACGCTGTATTTTTCCGGTTTTAGAATCGCGGCCGGAAGTTCCTTTGGATTTTTAGAAAGACGATTTGCATATTCGTCATCGTCGTCAAAGGCCGGAAGTTCTTTGTCTCCGATCTGAATCCAAGCGTTTCTCGCGGCGTCTTCTATGTATGTCCAAGTATAATCCACCATCGGACTCGGATCCGCGTAGACGTAATAGTAGAGATGGTTTTTGAGTTCTTGAATCTTTGCCTTTCCCACGGCTCGAATCGGGCCGTAGGCACGATATTCTTCTCCGCGATTTCCTAAAATTCTTTGAGCGAATTGAATCCATTCTTCTCGATTCGGTTCCAAGAACAAAAGCCCGGAAAGATAACAGGCAAGTAGATCGATCGAAATTCCCGGACTGGAATTCTTTTCAGCTTTTTCGAAGAGATCTTTCAAACCGGATTTTGCACTTTCGGGATCTAACACGGCCCATGCGATGGCCCCTTCCGAAAGATTGACCAATTGATTAAACTGGAGATAAGAATCTCTTCCGCTTCCTTTGATCTGAGATCCCATCTCCAAATACGTTCGGATATAGTCCAAATTTTCTTTGAATCCCATCTTTGCAGAAACCGCGAAAGCATAACCAAGAGCGATTCCAAAGATTCCTAAATTGTTTCTATAAGTGAGAACCTTGTTTGCGAGTTTTCCGGATTCTTCGTCCCCGACCAAAAGACGTTCGTTCAAGGCTTGTTGCAGATAACTAAAGACGGTGAAGATATTGTTTAGGTTTGGCCCTTCGTCCTGCACCTTCTTCTTTTTTTCAAGAGCCCCGTCCAAAGTTTCAAAGAACTTCCACGCGGCTTCCGTCCAAATCGAAAGGGCGTCCTCGTGTTCGCTTTCCAAAAGACAACTGATAACTTCTTCCAAACGTTTATCGTCTTGTTTTAGTTTTCGAACCGCGTCTCGAAAAGCGTTCATCGCATTTTGATCGTCAAGCTTGCCTAACGTTTTGATAATTCCGGCGTAAGCTTTTTTATTTTCTACGTCGTAGTTTAAACCTTGTCTGAATGCGGCGGAAATCGGAAGTGAAAGACGCAAATCCAGATCTTCTTTATTAAAAGGCCATTCGTTATAGGAAGAATCCGTTCTTTCCTTAAAATACTGTTCCACCGTTTTCGAGAATTTTGGATCTTTTTTACCGATTTCCTTTAAAAGGAAATCGTGAGTCTCCACGTCTTCCGGAAATTCTTCCATCAAAGAAAGAGGAGCTTCCCCTTTCTGAATTCTTTTTTTCAAATCCGCGGTCGCGATTTTCTTTTTTCCGGACAAACCCGTAGCTTCTTCCAGAAGTTTTCTATTCTGGGGTTCAATCTGAGAAGCATCACAGTTTTTGAATGTTTGATCTCTCAGTTCCTGTAATTTTTTTCCCTTTACTTTTCCTAAAGAATCCGATTTTCCATCGAGTAGTAATAAAACCGATTTGGCGATGCCCGGAAGAATTTTTCCCGGAAGTTTTTTGGCAATCGAGCAGGCTTCTCTACAAGCATTTTCATTCTTCATAAAGTAATGAGCGAGAATCCAATAGGCTGCGAGTGGATGTGATTTTTCTAAGATTTTCTTTTCCGCTTCCCAATCGCTGAACTTCGGCGCTGACGCCAACTTTTCAGCGTAAGCATAAGCCGGATCTCCGTAAGAATGGCCTAAAAGCCAAGCCGATCTTTCAAATAGTTCGAGAGACTTTGTGTGGAACTGCCTTTTATCGTATTTCTTCTGGGCTTCCTTTTCGTATTGTTTGAGGAGCTTTTCATCCAAAACGGATTCGATTCTTTCTTCCGGTTCGCCTTCTCCGTCCTCGTCATCCTCATCATAGTCGTCGTCATCTTCTTCCGAGGACCAATTGGAAGCGATGAAGTGACTGATGGAAAAAAAAGGCTCATCTTCCAACTCACCGATTTCGTGATTGTAGCGATGCACTTCTGCGGAACCTTCCGCATTAGGAAGTAAGTTCACCCAACAACTGTCGCCGCCTCCATCCGATCCAAAGTCCGCGACTCCCGTAAATAAAAACATCAGACCCTGATAGGATCCAAGGATGGAATTCAATTGTTCTTCGAGGTTTTGAGCTTTTTTTAAAAGAAATTTCTGAAAAGAAACGGCGCGATAATCGGGGTCGTAATCTTCCTCTTCGGATTCTTCTTCGATCTGAAGACCACCTTCGTGATCGATCATATTCCAAATATCGCTTACGTTGTACATGATTTGCTCGTAAGCAAATCGAACGTTCTCCCATTCTAAAATTTCTTCGGGAGGTCGAAAGCCGTAGAGTTTTTCAAATTGATCCAAAAAATTCGCGGGAGCTTTTTTCTTTTTAGATTCAAACGCCTTCCAAAAAAGGTCACGATCGGATTGTTTTGACAACATCCTATCGGCTATAATTTCGGCTAACTTTCCCGAGGAAAGATCTGACTTTTTGAAGGAAGGAACGGATTTCTGTGTCATAGAAAAATAACAAAAATCTCCTTTCATTTTTGATTCTTTTTTTAACTTCTTTTTTTAGGGAAATTTAAACTTAGAGCTAACTCTAAGTGAGTCAAAAGATTTAGAATCAAACGCCTCTTAGTCTTTTTTTGAAAGAATCGATTCTTTTTTCGAGACGAAGCCTTGACTTAGAGCTAAGTCTAAGCGGTATGATTTCTAAGCAGGAGAATTCAGTGAGCGAAACCCTAAGTATTTCTCAAATTTCAAAAATGACGAACTTCAGTCCGCATACGCTTCGTTATTACGAAAAGATGGGACTTTTACCGCATCCGGAAAGAAGTCACGGAAAAGACCGCAAATATTCCGAAAAAGAGATTCGACATCTAAAAGTGATACGAACGCTCAAAGAACTGAGTATGCCTTTGGAAGACATCAAAGAGTTTATCAAAGAAGGTTGTATCTTAGATAAAATTTCCAAGGGTGAGAATCTGAAACCGCCCTTGAATAAGAGAATTCGAATTCTTAACGCGCATCTTACGACCTTGGAACAAAAGAAAAAAGATCTGGAAGTTACGATCAAACTCACCAAGGCAAAACTCAAAGAGTATGAAACTCTTCTTGCAAACGAAGAAAGGACTTAATATGAACTCGATCAAACCGTATCTTTGTCTTGTGCTTTTCGCATTGATCACCGGGACTACGTTCCAGGTGGCAAAGGAAGCCCTTCTCTATTTTTCTCCCGCACAAACCGGTGCTTTACGTTTTGTGTTAGCTTCGATTCTTCTTTTTACTTTTGTTTTTTTGAGCGATCGAAAACTGCTCAAAGTAAATAAAGAACATCTCAGAAGTTTTATATTTCTCGGGATCGTTGGAGTCTTCGGATTCAATTTCTTTTTCTTCCTGGGAATGCGAAAAGCTTCTCCGGTAAACGCGGCGATCATCGTGGCGCTCAGTCCTGCGATCACGATTTTTCTTTCCTATATTCTTCTGAAAACCAAGATTACCTTTCTTCAGTATTTAGGAACGGTCGTTTCTTTTCTCGGAGTTCTTGTAGTGATCTCGGACGGAAACTTGAGTTCGATCCGAACGGTCTTGGAGGGTGAGGGAATTCTTTTTATATTCTTAGCCGCCGCTTGCTGGGCCTTATATTCGGTAGGAATGAAAAAATATCTCAAAGGAGTTTCTACGGTTCAAATCACTACGTTTACTTCTTTTTTTGGAACGATTTGTTTGCTGCTTCTGATTCTTTTAAACGGAGACTATCACATCGAATGGAGTAAAACTCCAAGTTCGGCGTGGTTTGCAATCCTGTATATGGCGGCGTTCACAACATTCTTCGGTTATCTTTTTTGGAATTACGGAATCCAAAAAGTCGGTCCAGATAAGGCCGCAATCTTTGGAAATCTGATTCCGGTCGTCGCCATGCTAACAACTTTGTTTTTAGGAGAATCCCTAAATCTTTTCGATGTAATCGGCGCGCTTCTGGTTATAGTCGGAATTTTTATCGTAAATTCTAAGTTCAATCGGGTTCCAACGACACAAACTATAAAAACTTCCACAGCAGGTTAATTATAATATTATGATGCAGTTTATTAAAATAATTTTTTTCCTTTTTGTTTTTGTTCATTCTCTTTCAGCGCAAGAAAAACAAACCCCGGACATTCAATCCGGAATTCCGGAAGACAATCCGAAAAATCTTCCGAAAGCAACGGATAAAAAA
This is a stretch of genomic DNA from Leptospira tipperaryensis. It encodes these proteins:
- a CDS encoding MerR family transcriptional regulator; translated protein: MSETLSISQISKMTNFSPHTLRYYEKMGLLPHPERSHGKDRKYSEKEIRHLKVIRTLKELSMPLEDIKEFIKEGCILDKISKGENLKPPLNKRIRILNAHLTTLEQKKKDLEVTIKLTKAKLKEYETLLANEERT
- a CDS encoding DMT family transporter, encoding MNSIKPYLCLVLFALITGTTFQVAKEALLYFSPAQTGALRFVLASILLFTFVFLSDRKLLKVNKEHLRSFIFLGIVGVFGFNFFFFLGMRKASPVNAAIIVALSPAITIFLSYILLKTKITFLQYLGTVVSFLGVLVVISDGNLSSIRTVLEGEGILFIFLAAACWALYSVGMKKYLKGVSTVQITTFTSFFGTICLLLLILLNGDYHIEWSKTPSSAWFAILYMAAFTTFFGYLFWNYGIQKVGPDKAAIFGNLIPVVAMLTTLFLGESLNLFDVIGALLVIVGIFIVNSKFNRVPTTQTIKTSTAG